The segment ttagtGGCACAAAAAATTTCGCTTAATTAAAAGTTGACTAGCCTTTCAACCGTTAATATGTGTTTAgggcaataaaaacataaatttgaagaatccttttttgttttccaaataagcacttttttttctatgttaagccatttcatacttttttttttttttttaaattccaacTAGCCTTATTCCTCTTGCAGCCATAGCCAATGTTTATTACCTTCTAAATTAGCAATATTTATGGCAGTATTTGTACATAAACGAATACAtgtatatatagtaataaaaataaaataaaacaatattgtctGCTTAACCGTTTTACGCAGCGCATGCAACGGAAActcacaaaagaaaaaaaaactcgtttttgaaatatttttcattgttgcttcgctcctattgttcatagcgtgatttttatataatttatagccttcctcgataaatctcgataatgggctatccaacactaaaagaattctTCAATTCAAAACGAAatttcctaagattagcgcgttcaaagaaacaaactcttcaactttatgtACTATTCAGTATAGATTAtcaagtgataaaaaaatacagctaccataaaaatatcgatgtacatttttttcgtatttaataATCGATACATAGTTAAAACATCcctaacatttaaattaactgTCAAAAAGTTTGTTTTGGGTGTGTACCATCTCGGGTGTGTACATTATACAGTAGTCGTTTTTTGTATTTCGAATAATATAGAATTGTATAGAATAAACAAACTGGAAAAATGAATTGCATAAATCTAGTCGTGGTCACATTATTATGTACAGTACCTGCAGGTAAATGTCTCatatatttttgtctaaaaCATCTAGCTCTTGTTAACTGGACAGTAATTCATGATCTTTTCAGTTTATTCCGTGAGGTGTTACCAATGCGCCTCATCTCAAGACAGCAAGGGCGACGACACGTGCGGTGCCTACAAGAAATTCGACAAAGAAAGCAACATCGCGGTAGAATGTGGTAGTGACGAGTCCCATACCCCTGGCGCGTTTTGTATGAAACTTACTCAACAAGGGCCTAAGGGTTTTATATGtgagttgtaatattttttacatgctaatttataagcataaaacaaaattcctgAAAGATAAGCGGGAATATAACTTGTACTCACCATTCACCAAGCTTATTTTCCTAATCATGTGATTGGTGAAAAGTTATTAAGCATAAAGACCTGTAAACGATGTATCTGTTACAATATTTGCTCATTCATAGAATTGTTATGTTCTTAGCAATCGCTTATACCATGAGCGCATTGATAGAAGTTTATGACTTAGTTTCACCCATctgaaattttcaaatttagcAATTCCAACTAAGTTGTAGATGTTTCGACAAGGCCttttcaggaactactaactcgaattgaaaaaaaaaactttgtgttggatagcccatctataataataataataataataaaaacgtttattgccaaaattaaaactattacagaaattaaaaaaataaaaacaaaacaatcttataaataaaaatggcaaaaggAAGTGGCTCAGCTAACTGCTGTCTGAGCTGTGAAACTCAgccagcgctggttttcagccaCTCCTGGCCCCTTTGGTGTTAGGGCGGGGTTAGGACTAACTGCTCCTCCATTCGTTTTTAAACTGCTTAGGTCTAATaataacagttaaaattatctttaacaaacataaatccataatctcattcattaaaattatcatttgaaaAGAACAATAGTGTGTGTAcacgtgtgtgcgtgtgtgtatatgtatgtgtatgtatgtatgtgtgtgtgaaagtgtgtatgtgtgtaaaaaGCATGGTAACTTTTGGTttctctatatattataatcattaattctgttatttatttactactgcTTGAAGGTATGGCTTTAGGCTTAGGTTTTTCAAGTCACGAGTGTTTCACGTTTTCAGCGGCAAGTTGTTTCTTTAACAGagctgatttatatttattttaaaactacctACACTTCCTTTAAGCCGAAGCGGTGGAGGAAGATCATTCCAAATACTTGCCGCAGCAAACTTGAAACAGCCTCGATATCGAGCCGAGGGTATGTGGTgcaatttatatcatatttaagGAAAGCCGGAACGAAGATGTTTGCTACCGTGCTGATACCAGGtaagtttttcaaataaataagcgGGTGTTTTGTTCCAGATTATTCTATGCATCAACCCTGCGTACTGAAGTTCCATCCGCGACCTCATATTAAGTATGCCCTTACGGTTTAGGACGGGGGTTATGGGGTCTCTTTTCGGAATGTTGTAACAGAACCGTATACAAGCATTTTGAACTCGTTGGATGGCTTTTTCGGTGTAAGACTTTATTCTCCGGCTATAAACTGAACTACAGTAATTAAAATGTGAGAGGACCAATAATTCCGTCATAGTGTGTCGTAATTCTTCATTAATATAGGGCCTAATTTTGTACAGggtttttaacttaaaaaaatgcacttctaattttcatatttacatgttctatatatttttgttctgcATCAATATTTATACCGAGATTACGAGCGGATGCGACTTGTTCTATgtcaacattattaatttttattctttcagTGCAAACTGAGAAGTACTTTATTTGCTGTTTAGTTCCCAGTACGAGCATTTTCGACTTAGCAGGATTTAAAGCCAAAGAATTTGTAGTTGACCAGTTATAAATACGTGCCAGATCAGCATTTACGTCTTCAATCGCTTGTATAGTGTCCTTGCCTttgaaagaataatataattgggTGTCGTCGGCGTATAGGtggtatttacaaaatttaaaacagctGGGCATATCAGCAGTAAACAGGGTAAACAGCATAGGACTGAGTAAAGAGCCTTGCGGAACTCCACGAGTAAGCGGTTTCAATGCAGAAAATTTCCTTTGACCATCATTGCCTTCCGTAACAACCATCTGTTCTCTATCACAAAGAAATGTCTGGAACCATTTACAGGCTTCGGTAGAAAAATTATAGTTCTTTAGTTTGTGTAAGAGTATTTCAGCGGGCAGACAATCAAAGGCACGTGAGTAGTCAAGCAAAACCATTATACTAGTCAGTCCTCTGTCAGAAGCTTCAGTCAAGTCATCGGTTATATGAAGAAGAGCTGTTTCGGTGCCGTGGCCTCTACGAAAACCAGACTGAAATTTAGGTATGATATTGTGTAAATCTACAAATTTCCTGACTTGATCTAATACAATTTTTTCCAGTACTTTTGATAACACTGGTAAGATGGAAACTGGGCGTAAATCTTTAAGGCTATCAATAGAGCTCTTTTTTGGTATAGGTCTCACTAGAGCTCGTTTCCAGTAAGTAGGGAAGGTAAGAGTTTCAATCGATTTATTCACAATGTTAGTTATAATAGGCAGAGTAGCATTAAGTGTGAGTCTAATCATGTCTATATTCAATTCGTCGTGACCGGaagcttttgttttaatactattaataacTTTTAGAACCTCTGATTCTGTTGTTAAGGCCAAATTGAACTCTGTGTATGTATTTGTcttgtcattatttatttttacagtttgGCTCCCACAAGTAGCGTTTACTGGAGGTAAGTCTAAGAAATGATAGTTTATTTTGTCAGGATCATTTAAGTGATCAGGGATAGGGTTCGAGTGAATATTATCAGACACTACCACATTTCTTATATTTCTCCATAATATAGATGGTGCATGTGTCATACTATTGATAGTACTGTTGAAATAAGCCTTCTTTTCCCTCTCGGTAGCTGATGTAACTAAGTTTTTAGGGTTTTATAGTATTCTTTGGAACTATCTGTTTTGTCTTTACTTGCTTTTAAAAACGCTTTATCACGTAGACTCatcataaatttaatcaaacttGTTATCCACGGCTTTGGTTTGCTTttacatactatatttttaattggtgCGTGTATATCAAATAGTGTTAATAGATAAATGTTAAAAGATTCTAACATCTCGTCCACATGATCTAGTGTGTTTATAGATTCCCAAGGAATGAGTTGCAAGTCCGCCCTAAATAGCTCCAAGTCTATGTCGTTAAGGTTACGTTGAGATCTCACTCGTTTGGTTAGTTTAGGTTTTTTGATGTCAAAGTCTACTAGTACCATCGCATGGTCACTTAGACATCGGTTATGTATAACATGTACATGGCGGCATCGTGCTATACTATCCGTCATGACAACATCTAAAATTGTTTCTGAGTCATCTGTTATTCTTGTGGGTTCTTTAATAAGCTGTTCTAAACTATGTTGCTTACAGAAATGTATTAATTCCTGTGCCTTTATAGAATCGCTGCGGCTGAGGTCGATATTCAAGTCACCTAAAATGCAGGTGTAATTGCAGCGAGCCATACTATGTATGGATTCACTAATGGCATCCAAAGCATCGCTAACACCTACACTTTCAGGTCTATATGCAGTCCCTACTGCAAGAGTAGCATTCGGTAATTGAACTTCGAGCCATAATTGTTCCAGCAAAGAGGTTGGATGTTGGTGTACTTTAGAGGTTATGCCCTGCCTAATATAGAATCCTACTCCACCTCCTCTCATACCTTGCCGAGCCCTGTGTAAAAATCTATAGTTTGGTATTGCAGGTGCCAAAGCTTCTTCCCCAGGTTTAATCCAGCTTTCATTTATGGCTAATATGTCAGGGGAATTTATTTCTACTGATAACAAAAGTTCCTCAGAGCCAGTATTTAAAGATCTAGCGTTTAATAAGcctaatgttaaatattttttttttacgttagcCATCGATACAGGTTATAATTTAGATTTCGAGTTGATTTCGAATATATCCATGTTACCAGCAAATTTAGAGTGAACACATTGGtacaaaaagtataataatatgtattaaatgattgtagtataatatgtgtatttaaCATGTATAGAATAATAGTATGTGAGTGATGTGTACTTTGTGTGTAATGGGTGTGGAATATGTGAGTGTGTACTGTATTAATGTGTGCTTGTAGAATAAaatagttatgtgtgtataatacaataattatcatgGTACAGCGACCATATTTGCTTACATACGCCATAGCAAAAAATAGCGCAATTAAATATTCAACAGagttaaaactatataaattaaaaagtaagagTATTATACTAGTGAGATCAATGTggtttacaataaaatagtaGGTATAAACAACATTGGTCAAATATTGACTTGCCCAAAAACCCTTTGTAGGTCTTCTTCTAATCGTATACGATGTCTTGGTTTTCCTTGACCTTCACATACAAAGATTTTTCCCTCACGGGTCCATGTGTACTTGAATTTATATTCCCGCGCTAGAGAACGTGCCTTTTGGAACAGAATGCGATTGTGTTTGGTGAGCCGCTCATTGATGTACGTGGGTCGCGCTGGGCCTGTATGTTGTAAGCCTTCAGTTGTTAAGTTGCGACGCACACGTACAGCGCGCAGAATCGCATCTCGAGGAGATCGACGCGTGAAACGTACAACGAGTGGGCGCGTTCGCGCGCGGTCTTCGCTGTCTCCCGCTGTGGCTACCTTAGGTGTTCCTGCCCTAGACGCGCTAGCGATATCTCTCTCATCAAGGTCCAAACCAATCTTTTTCCCGATAGTGAGAACCAGGTGCACACAATTTTCATTGGGCGTTTCAGGGCATCCTGTGATTTCAACGTCATTTGCCAGCATAATTTGATCTCGTTGGGATAATTCAGCTTTAAGTTGAGAAATTGTATTTTCTAGATTGGAATTATTGTTAAAGGAACTAGTATTGGCAGTTTTTTGTTCAAGGCAGGCAACCCTGGATTCCAACTGTTCTATACGTGTATTTTGCTCCGTAATGATATTTGTGAGGTCACTAATTGCCCTTCTGATGCCATCCAtttctttatgt is part of the Manduca sexta isolate Smith_Timp_Sample1 chromosome 10, JHU_Msex_v1.0, whole genome shotgun sequence genome and harbors:
- the LOC119188920 gene encoding uncharacterized protein LOC119188920, producing the protein MNCINLVVVTLLCTVPAVYSVRCYQCASSQDSKGDDTCGAYKKFDKESNIAVECGSDESHTPGAFCMKLTQQGPKGFIWDGRWRQVIRRCASISETGVTGVCNWGVYDNGVYWEECYCSSDECNAAHVLKSSIPLVLLLILSMYKLW